The following proteins come from a genomic window of Magnetospirillum sp. WYHS-4:
- the pyrH gene encoding UMP kinase, whose translation MESEPRYRRVLLKLSGEALAGADGSGIDPDVLHKFAGEIAAVHHLGVQVGLVIGGGNYFRGAKGVGIERATGDYMGMLATVMNALAMGNALEQRGVRARVLSALPLGPVCESFDRRAALGYLDEGRVVLFAAGTGNPYFTTDTAATLRAIETGCDALFKGTQVDGVYSADPKKTKDAVRYDRVSYSEALAKDLKVMDATAIALARENAIPIVVFSIHNPGAFAEVVAGRGRFTVVGEGA comes from the coding sequence ATGGAGAGCGAGCCGCGATACCGGCGGGTTCTGCTCAAGCTGTCGGGTGAGGCGCTGGCCGGTGCCGACGGTTCGGGCATTGATCCGGACGTTCTGCACAAGTTCGCTGGAGAGATTGCCGCCGTGCACCATCTGGGCGTTCAGGTGGGCTTGGTGATCGGTGGCGGCAACTATTTCCGCGGCGCCAAGGGGGTCGGCATCGAGCGGGCCACCGGCGACTACATGGGCATGCTGGCTACCGTGATGAACGCGCTCGCCATGGGCAACGCCCTGGAACAGCGTGGTGTGCGCGCCCGCGTCCTGTCGGCCTTGCCCTTGGGACCGGTTTGCGAGTCCTTCGACCGCCGCGCCGCCCTCGGCTATCTGGACGAGGGCCGGGTCGTCCTGTTCGCCGCCGGCACGGGCAATCCCTACTTCACCACGGACACCGCCGCCACTCTGCGCGCCATCGAAACCGGCTGCGATGCCCTGTTCAAGGGGACCCAGGTGGACGGCGTCTATTCCGCCGATCCCAAGAAGACCAAGGACGCAGTGCGCTACGATCGGGTGAGCTATAGCGAGGCCTTGGCCAAGGATCTCAAGGTCATGGACGCCACTGCCATCGCGCTGGCCCGCGAGAACGCCATTCCCATCGTGGTCTTTTCCATTCACAATCCGGGGGCTTTCGCCGAGGTGGTGGCCGGTCGCGGCCGCTTCACCGTGGTCGGCGAGGGGGCCTGA
- the tsf gene encoding translation elongation factor Ts produces the protein MAEITASLVKELREKTGAGMMDCKKALGETGGDLEQAVDWLRKKGLAAAAKKASRVASEGLIGIAVEGGKGALVEVNAETDFVGRNDKFQDFVRTVARLALAVGDDVEALKAAAYPGTGRTVADELTALIATIGENMSLRRVAVREAGVLGSYLHSAVAPGLGKIGVLLALDGGDAKTPDVAKQVAMHIAAAAPMSVSRDDLDPTAIERERQVLIGQAKESGKADAIIEKMVEGRIRKFYEEVCLLDQVYVIDGESRVSKILEGVGKPKVLGFDRFKLGEGLEKKQDDFAAEVAAMAK, from the coding sequence ATGGCTGAGATTACCGCCTCCCTGGTCAAGGAGCTGCGCGAGAAGACCGGCGCCGGCATGATGGACTGCAAGAAGGCGTTGGGCGAGACCGGCGGCGACCTGGAACAGGCCGTCGACTGGCTGCGCAAGAAGGGCTTGGCCGCCGCCGCCAAGAAGGCGAGCCGCGTCGCGTCCGAAGGTCTGATCGGCATCGCCGTCGAGGGCGGCAAGGGTGCCCTGGTCGAAGTCAATGCCGAGACCGATTTCGTGGGCCGCAACGATAAGTTCCAGGACTTCGTCCGGACCGTGGCCAGGTTGGCGCTCGCGGTGGGGGACGATGTCGAGGCTCTGAAGGCCGCCGCCTATCCGGGGACCGGCCGGACGGTGGCCGACGAGTTGACCGCGCTCATCGCCACCATCGGCGAGAACATGAGCCTGCGCCGCGTCGCGGTGCGCGAGGCGGGCGTGCTGGGTTCCTACCTGCACAGCGCCGTTGCGCCGGGCTTGGGCAAGATCGGCGTGCTGCTGGCTTTGGATGGCGGCGACGCCAAGACCCCGGATGTCGCCAAGCAGGTGGCCATGCACATCGCCGCCGCGGCGCCGATGTCGGTGTCGCGCGACGACCTCGATCCGACCGCCATCGAGCGCGAGCGTCAGGTCCTGATCGGCCAGGCCAAGGAATCCGGCAAGGCGGACGCCATCATCGAGAAGATGGTCGAAGGTCGCATCCGGAAGTTCTACGAGGAAGTCTGCTTGCTGGACCAAGTCTACGTGATCGACGGCGAAAGCCGTGTTTCCAAGATTCTGGAAGGTGTCGGCAAGCCGAAGGTGTTGGGCTTCGACCGCTTCAAGCTGGGCGAAGGCCTGGAAAAGAAGCAGGACGACTTCGCCGCCGAAGTCGCCGCGATGGCCAAGTAA
- the rpsB gene encoding 30S ribosomal protein S2, giving the protein MSPNLPVFSMRQLLEAGVHFGHNTRRWNPKMSSYLFGERNGIHIIDLQQTVPMLHRALQAVHDVVAGGGRVLFVGTKRQAGERIAEAAKRCGQFYVNHRWLGGMMTNWRTISNSIKVLRDLDERLGLEQTGLTKKETLVMTRERDKLERALGGIKDMGGLPDILFIIDTNKEKIAIAEANVLGIPVVAVVDSNCDPAGITFPIPGNDDAIRAINTYCDLMTAAVLSGIQDEMKRGGADLGKATEVPVEALPSAGIEEVAEVAEGA; this is encoded by the coding sequence ATGTCCCCGAATCTGCCCGTATTCTCCATGCGCCAGCTCCTGGAAGCCGGCGTGCACTTCGGCCACAATACCCGTCGCTGGAACCCCAAGATGTCCTCCTATCTCTTCGGGGAGCGCAACGGCATTCATATCATCGACCTCCAGCAGACCGTGCCCATGCTGCACCGGGCTCTGCAGGCCGTCCATGACGTGGTGGCGGGCGGCGGCCGCGTGCTGTTCGTCGGCACCAAGCGCCAAGCCGGCGAGCGCATCGCCGAAGCGGCCAAGCGCTGCGGCCAGTTCTATGTCAACCACCGCTGGCTGGGTGGCATGATGACCAACTGGCGCACCATTTCCAATTCCATCAAGGTTCTGCGTGATCTTGACGAGCGCCTGGGGCTGGAGCAGACCGGCCTCACCAAGAAGGAAACCCTGGTGATGACCCGTGAGCGCGACAAGTTGGAGCGCGCTTTGGGCGGTATCAAGGACATGGGCGGTCTGCCCGATATCCTGTTCATTATCGACACCAACAAGGAAAAGATCGCCATCGCCGAAGCGAACGTGCTGGGCATTCCGGTTGTCGCCGTGGTGGACAGCAACTGCGATCCGGCCGGCATCACCTTCCCCATCCCGGGCAACGACGACGCCATCCGCGCCATCAATACCTATTGCGACCTGATGACCGCCGCCGTCCTGTCGGGCATCCAGGACGAGATGAAGCGCGGTGGGGCCGATCTGGGCAAGGCGACCGAGGTTCCGGTCGAGGCCCTGCCCAGCGCGGGAATCGAGGAAGTCGCCGAGGTGGCTGAGGGCGCGTAA
- a CDS encoding ankyrin repeat domain-containing protein, with protein sequence MNAPRRRFYTISPDYVTAAGYENLAGAEAAAVAFGNGAHVVDTLSTTYTPAIYRVEEGELRLQGQGSFDHRHGLGANLIEAARKRIPPLVRALLAKGADPDSADHDGGTALHWAVAGGSFDVVRLLVEAGADPRRTDSDGTTPLALARSKHRDTIAEFLEQISG encoded by the coding sequence ATGAACGCTCCCCGCCGCCGCTTCTACACCATCTCCCCCGATTACGTCACCGCCGCCGGTTACGAGAACCTGGCGGGCGCCGAAGCGGCCGCCGTGGCCTTCGGGAATGGCGCCCATGTGGTGGACACCCTGTCCACCACCTACACCCCGGCCATCTACCGGGTGGAGGAAGGGGAACTCCGCCTGCAGGGCCAAGGCTCGTTCGACCATCGCCACGGCCTGGGAGCCAACCTGATCGAAGCCGCCCGCAAGCGCATCCCGCCTTTGGTCCGTGCGCTCCTGGCCAAGGGCGCCGATCCCGATTCCGCCGACCATGACGGCGGCACGGCGCTCCATTGGGCGGTGGCGGGCGGCAGTTTCGACGTGGTGCGCCTCCTGGTCGAAGCCGGGGCCGATCCCCGGCGCACCGACTCCGACGGCACCACACCGCTGGCCCTGGCCCGGAGCAAGCACCGGGATACCATCGCGGAGTTCCTGGAACAGATAAGCGGTTAG
- a CDS encoding AAA family ATPase → MLTRIEIDGFKTFENFALDLKPFAAIVGPNASGKSNLFDAIRFLSLLARHDVRTAMQQLRGEPEELFRRTEASRASRMRFAVQILLDAEGTDSFGSQFEIKAQRLHYEVEITIKHGSKGQPRGIFVTGEECRAIPRKEEKVTFPSIKYLAPTSRPFLLTKKEKGQTLAFEIRQDGATKRGRPVTLPAAEASRTALSTISTAEFPHLYALKDLFVSTQFLEINPQAARRSSDRFESRDLRPDASNLSAVLARLKEITAADDRPEGIIADISADLASLVPSVRSVKVFDDEDTKEYSFGVAMSEQLQFSSRVISDGTLRLLALLAVLDDPNRKGILCFEEPENGVHEGRIPMLVEFLRKAVSRPEAIGTDRLFQVLVNTHSPAVMAALQDEEIVAADSVSHIDPKSRTKAVKTRMRTGVKTELDLNPETDLTRGEVAALLKRQSGEA, encoded by the coding sequence ATGCTGACTCGGATCGAAATCGATGGCTTTAAGACTTTCGAGAATTTTGCTCTCGACCTGAAACCCTTTGCCGCCATCGTCGGTCCCAATGCTAGCGGCAAGTCCAACCTGTTCGATGCCATTCGGTTCCTTTCGCTTCTGGCCAGACATGACGTAAGGACCGCCATGCAGCAGCTTCGCGGGGAACCCGAGGAGTTGTTCCGGCGTACCGAGGCCAGCCGGGCTTCGCGTATGAGGTTCGCGGTGCAGATCCTGCTGGACGCCGAAGGCACCGATTCCTTTGGCAGCCAGTTCGAGATCAAGGCCCAGAGGCTGCATTACGAGGTGGAGATTACCATCAAGCACGGGAGCAAGGGCCAACCGCGAGGCATTTTCGTGACGGGGGAAGAATGCCGCGCCATCCCGCGCAAGGAGGAAAAGGTTACTTTCCCCAGCATCAAGTATCTGGCCCCGACTTCCCGGCCCTTTCTTCTCACAAAAAAGGAAAAAGGCCAGACGTTGGCCTTCGAAATCCGCCAGGATGGGGCGACCAAACGTGGGCGGCCGGTGACGCTGCCGGCAGCGGAGGCTTCTCGGACGGCGTTATCGACCATCTCCACGGCCGAGTTTCCGCACCTTTACGCGCTGAAGGACCTTTTCGTTTCCACCCAGTTCCTGGAAATCAATCCCCAAGCCGCACGGCGATCGAGCGACCGCTTCGAAAGCCGGGACCTGCGGCCGGATGCCTCCAACCTGTCGGCGGTTCTCGCCCGCCTCAAGGAGATCACGGCCGCCGACGACCGCCCGGAAGGCATCATCGCGGATATTTCGGCCGACTTGGCCTCGCTGGTGCCGTCGGTTCGGTCGGTAAAGGTCTTCGACGACGAGGATACGAAGGAATATTCGTTCGGCGTAGCCATGTCGGAACAGCTGCAATTCAGTTCGCGCGTCATCTCGGATGGCACCCTCAGGCTCCTGGCGCTGCTTGCCGTGCTGGACGATCCGAACCGCAAAGGAATACTCTGTTTCGAGGAGCCGGAAAACGGCGTCCACGAGGGCCGCATCCCCATGCTTGTGGAGTTTCTCCGCAAGGCGGTGTCCCGTCCGGAAGCCATCGGCACCGACCGTCTGTTCCAAGTCCTGGTCAATACCCATTCCCCGGCGGTGATGGCTGCGTTGCAAGACGAGGAAATCGTTGCCGCCGATTCGGTCAGCCATATCGATCCGAAAAGCCGGACCAAGGCGGTCAAGACCAGAATGCGGACTGGCGTCAAGACCGAACTCGACCTCAATCCCGAAACCGACCTGACCCGGGGCGAAGTCGCCGCACTGCTCAAGCGCCAGAGCGGGGAGGCCTGA
- a CDS encoding DUF4276 family protein, giving the protein MHLAWAAYYEGGSDRAYFDVLLPRIMEEITLSDGLRQVSIPNAAAVHLGLKNREVAAVAAEACANAEAFHLLFIHADSGGRAQSSSLDSRGKAYCAAVEARCSLRSARCIVMEPRHETEAWVMADPDAVLGALGFRGGRQALALPADADEAERLVDPKATLKNAVNAVRNRRACRGDADLFTAIAQRQAIDRLRGAASFRSFEGALRGGLADLGCIAPS; this is encoded by the coding sequence ATGCATCTGGCGTGGGCAGCCTACTACGAAGGCGGCAGCGACCGAGCGTATTTCGACGTCCTTCTGCCGCGGATCATGGAAGAGATCACCCTGTCCGACGGACTGCGCCAAGTCAGCATTCCGAACGCGGCGGCCGTGCATCTGGGCCTGAAGAACCGCGAAGTCGCAGCGGTTGCCGCCGAGGCCTGCGCCAATGCCGAGGCCTTCCACCTGCTGTTCATCCACGCGGACTCGGGGGGACGCGCGCAATCGTCCTCCCTGGACAGCCGGGGAAAAGCCTATTGCGCCGCCGTCGAAGCGCGATGCTCATTGAGATCGGCCCGCTGCATCGTCATGGAACCGCGCCACGAAACGGAAGCCTGGGTCATGGCCGATCCCGATGCCGTCCTGGGGGCGCTCGGTTTCCGGGGCGGCCGGCAAGCCCTGGCCCTGCCGGCTGATGCCGACGAAGCGGAACGCCTTGTCGATCCCAAGGCGACTTTGAAAAATGCCGTAAACGCGGTTCGGAACCGCCGCGCCTGTCGCGGAGATGCAGACCTGTTCACCGCCATCGCCCAGAGACAAGCCATCGATCGCCTTCGCGGGGCGGCGTCTTTTCGATCGTTCGAAGGCGCGTTGCGGGGCGGATTGGCGGATCTCGGCTGTATTGCCCCCTCCTAA
- a CDS encoding 3'-5' exonuclease encodes MQHRTLFVFDIETLPDTDVVPNLTGFSEPGVAARRAELERYHLEITEGRNPFPRQPFHKVVAIGFLEADIERDGTGESYVLRELRSGGRADYDEKTLLQGFFQHFERLKPRLVSFNGRSFDLPVLKYRAMVHGISAPYLHQAGDKWASYNSRYAADWHCDLLEVLSDYGASARVKLNEVCAALGFPGKFGTEGSQVAQMVDEGRIQEVRDYCETDVLNTYLVYLRWKLHTGTLSADGYNRAAADVVSYIQAEMEKRPHLGAFLDAWGLASGNRFLL; translated from the coding sequence ATGCAGCACCGGACGCTCTTCGTCTTCGACATCGAGACCCTGCCCGATACCGACGTGGTGCCTAATCTGACGGGCTTTTCCGAGCCCGGCGTGGCGGCCCGGCGGGCCGAATTGGAGCGCTATCACCTGGAAATCACCGAAGGCCGCAATCCCTTCCCCCGGCAGCCCTTCCACAAGGTGGTGGCGATCGGCTTCCTGGAGGCCGACATCGAGCGCGACGGCACGGGCGAATCGTACGTGCTGCGCGAATTGCGTTCGGGCGGGCGGGCCGACTACGACGAAAAGACCTTGCTGCAGGGATTTTTCCAGCACTTCGAACGCCTGAAGCCGCGCCTGGTCAGCTTCAACGGCCGCAGTTTCGATCTGCCGGTGCTCAAGTACCGGGCCATGGTGCACGGCATCTCCGCCCCCTACCTGCACCAGGCGGGCGACAAGTGGGCCAGCTACAACAGCCGCTATGCCGCCGACTGGCATTGCGACCTGCTGGAGGTGCTGTCGGACTACGGCGCCTCGGCACGGGTAAAGCTGAACGAGGTCTGCGCCGCCCTGGGGTTTCCCGGCAAGTTCGGCACCGAGGGCTCCCAGGTCGCCCAAATGGTCGACGAGGGCCGTATCCAGGAGGTGCGCGACTATTGCGAGACAGACGTGCTCAACACGTACTTGGTATATCTGCGCTGGAAGCTGCATACCGGGACCCTGAGCGCCGACGGCTACAACCGCGCCGCCGCCGATGTGGTCTCATACATCCAGGCGGAAATGGAAAAGCGCCCCCACCTGGGCGCCTTTCTTGACGCCTGGGGCCTGGCCTCGGGCAACCGGTTCCTGCTTTAG
- a CDS encoding YbaB/EbfC family nucleoid-associated protein, with protein MKNLGQMMKQAQQLQSRMTQFQQDMTLIEAEGSAGGGMVKVRVSGKGELRGLKIDPALMAPGEAEVLEDLIVAAHNDARTKVESEVAKKMAEVTGGLQLPPGFQLPF; from the coding sequence ATGAAGAACCTTGGCCAGATGATGAAGCAGGCTCAACAATTGCAGAGCCGGATGACCCAGTTCCAGCAGGACATGACGCTGATCGAGGCCGAAGGCTCGGCAGGGGGCGGCATGGTCAAGGTCCGGGTGTCCGGCAAAGGCGAGTTGCGCGGCCTCAAGATCGACCCAGCCCTGATGGCGCCGGGCGAGGCCGAGGTCCTGGAGGACCTGATCGTCGCCGCCCACAACGACGCCCGCACCAAGGTGGAGTCGGAAGTCGCCAAGAAGATGGCCGAGGTCACCGGCGGGCTGCAATTGCCGCCCGGCTTCCAACTGCCCTTCTGA
- the recR gene encoding recombination mediator RecR, which translates to MAVGPVEHLIQLLARLPGLGPRSARRAALFLLKKREALLTPLAQALAEAARAVRTCSVCGNLDMADPCPICADARRDPSTLCVVEDVADLWALERSALFRGRYHVLGGTLSALDGVGPDDLGIPRLVARAKAPEIAEVILAANATVDGQTTAHYIAERLKDCGVIVTGLAHGVPVGGELDYLDDGTLTAALKARRPV; encoded by the coding sequence ATGGCGGTCGGCCCCGTCGAGCACCTGATCCAGCTTCTCGCCCGCCTGCCGGGCCTGGGACCGCGTTCGGCGCGCCGCGCCGCTCTGTTCCTTCTGAAGAAGCGCGAAGCCCTGCTCACTCCCTTGGCCCAGGCCCTCGCCGAGGCCGCCCGCGCGGTGCGGACCTGTTCGGTCTGTGGTAACCTGGACATGGCCGACCCCTGCCCCATCTGCGCCGACGCCCGGCGCGATCCTTCGACGCTTTGCGTGGTGGAGGACGTGGCCGACCTTTGGGCCCTGGAACGCTCCGCGCTCTTTCGCGGCCGCTACCACGTGCTGGGCGGAACCCTGTCCGCCCTCGACGGCGTGGGGCCGGACGACCTGGGCATCCCGCGTCTGGTGGCCCGCGCCAAGGCGCCGGAAATCGCCGAGGTGATTCTCGCCGCCAACGCGACCGTGGACGGTCAAACCACCGCCCATTACATCGCCGAGCGACTGAAGGATTGCGGCGTCATCGTCACCGGTCTGGCCCATGGCGTCCCGGTGGGGGGCGAACTGGACTACCTGGACGACGGCACCCTGACCGCCGCCCTCAAGGCCCGCCGCCCGGTCTGA
- a CDS encoding rhodanese-like domain-containing protein, with protein MNVSVSAHKPAVDEAITLREPTEVDPAQVHSWMQAGEVLLVDVREASEFENERIPGALLMPLSFFDGQNFPRLPGLRVVLHCAVGKRSAAAAKQLLKAGFGEGISMRGGLNAWKAEGFAVEN; from the coding sequence ATGAACGTCTCCGTCTCCGCTCACAAGCCCGCCGTGGATGAGGCCATCACGTTGCGCGAACCCACCGAGGTCGACCCCGCCCAGGTCCATAGCTGGATGCAGGCGGGCGAGGTGCTGCTGGTGGACGTGCGCGAGGCAAGCGAATTCGAGAACGAGCGAATCCCCGGTGCTCTGCTGATGCCCCTGTCGTTCTTCGATGGACAGAACTTCCCTCGGCTTCCGGGGCTGCGCGTGGTGCTTCATTGCGCGGTCGGCAAGCGCTCGGCTGCGGCGGCCAAGCAGCTCCTCAAGGCCGGATTCGGCGAAGGAATCAGCATGCGCGGCGGATTGAACGCCTGGAAGGCGGAAGGGTTCGCCGTCGAAAACTGA
- a CDS encoding DMT family transporter has protein sequence MVPTPGNDPLRGVFWMAFATLAGTGMLICIRFVGRDVHPLEIGFLRCLLALPLLLPWYLPQHGWRIPLGQWRLQVARGAMVLVTMLSYFSAALMLPLAALIAFTLTGPLFTTLGAALFLKERVDYRRWTAVAVGFGGALLVAAPDPLGPDVSMLGVLLALATALFGAVELVLLKSLSGRQSTWTNVVWVTLVMAAGSAAPAATVWTSPSPAGLAWLAGLAAFATLAQAAVSRAFYWSDVAPVMAAQFLQLVLAALAGWLLFGEAIGPTTLAGAALILAANASVLRGRPDAY, from the coding sequence ATGGTTCCGACCCCCGGAAACGACCCTCTGCGCGGCGTCTTCTGGATGGCCTTCGCCACGCTGGCAGGAACGGGCATGTTGATCTGCATCCGCTTCGTGGGACGAGACGTTCATCCCCTTGAGATCGGGTTCCTGCGCTGTCTGCTGGCCTTGCCGCTGCTGCTGCCCTGGTACCTGCCGCAGCACGGCTGGCGGATTCCGCTCGGCCAATGGCGCCTGCAGGTGGCGCGCGGGGCCATGGTCCTGGTGACCATGCTGTCCTATTTCTCCGCCGCCCTGATGCTGCCCCTGGCGGCGCTGATCGCCTTTACCCTTACCGGCCCCCTGTTCACCACTCTGGGGGCCGCCCTGTTTCTCAAGGAACGGGTCGACTATCGCCGCTGGACCGCGGTGGCCGTCGGTTTTGGTGGTGCCCTACTGGTGGCGGCGCCCGATCCCCTGGGCCCCGACGTTTCCATGCTAGGCGTCCTGCTGGCACTGGCGACCGCCTTGTTCGGAGCCGTCGAACTGGTCCTGCTGAAGTCCTTGTCCGGGCGCCAATCCACCTGGACCAACGTGGTCTGGGTCACCCTGGTGATGGCCGCCGGATCGGCGGCCCCGGCGGCGACGGTCTGGACATCCCCGTCCCCTGCCGGCCTCGCGTGGCTGGCGGGCTTGGCGGCTTTCGCGACGCTCGCCCAGGCGGCGGTGAGCCGCGCCTTCTACTGGAGCGACGTGGCCCCGGTCATGGCGGCGCAATTCCTCCAACTCGTCCTTGCGGCCCTGGCCGGCTGGCTGCTGTTCGGTGAGGCCATCGGCCCCACCACCCTGGCCGGAGCCGCCCTGATCCTGGCGGCCAACGCGTCGGTGCTGCGCGGCCGACCGGATGCATATTAA
- a CDS encoding ATP-binding protein gives MTDPDLLARIAAALERLAPAAPPPADLEAADAFVWHGPEARLEPVASVNRVALDLLKGVEDQRAALLDNTRRFARGLPANNALLWGARGTGKSSLVKAVHARLNEEAPRCLALIEIHREDIATLPRLLAVLRGSGRRFLVFCDDLSFDGGDTSYKSLKAALEGGIDGRPANVLFYATSNRRHLMPRDMIENERSSAINPSEAVEEKVSLSDRFGLWLGFHACDQDTYFAIVEGYARRYGLKVSRRRLRAAALEWSMARGARSGRVAWQFVQDLAGRLGKTLD, from the coding sequence TTGACCGATCCCGATCTTCTCGCCCGTATTGCCGCCGCCCTGGAGCGCCTGGCCCCGGCTGCCCCGCCGCCCGCCGACCTGGAGGCGGCCGACGCCTTCGTCTGGCATGGGCCGGAAGCGCGCCTGGAGCCGGTGGCGTCGGTCAACCGGGTGGCTTTGGACCTGCTGAAGGGTGTGGAGGACCAGCGGGCTGCGTTGCTGGATAATACCCGTCGCTTCGCCCGGGGCTTGCCGGCCAACAACGCCCTGCTGTGGGGCGCCCGGGGGACGGGCAAGAGCTCCCTGGTCAAGGCCGTCCATGCCCGCCTGAACGAAGAAGCCCCCCGCTGCCTGGCGCTGATCGAGATACACCGCGAGGACATCGCCACCCTGCCGCGCCTGCTGGCGGTGCTGCGGGGCAGCGGGAGGCGCTTCCTGGTGTTCTGCGACGACCTGTCCTTCGACGGCGGCGACACGTCTTACAAATCCCTGAAGGCGGCCCTGGAAGGAGGCATCGATGGGCGCCCGGCCAACGTGCTGTTCTACGCCACCTCCAACCGCCGCCACCTGATGCCCCGCGACATGATCGAGAATGAACGTTCCTCGGCCATCAATCCCTCGGAAGCGGTGGAGGAAAAGGTTTCCCTCTCCGACCGCTTCGGGCTCTGGCTTGGCTTTCATGCCTGTGACCAGGATACCTATTTCGCCATCGTCGAGGGCTATGCGAGGCGGTATGGCCTGAAGGTGTCCAGGCGCCGGCTGCGGGCGGCGGCCCTGGAATGGTCGATGGCGCGCGGCGCCCGGTCGGGGCGTGTCGCCTGGCAGTTCGTCCAGGACTTGGCGGGGCGGCTGGGGAAGACCTTGGATTAG
- a CDS encoding DUF192 domain-containing protein, with product MRRGVVGLLLAAALAVGSAARAETFRGSTLAVLSGGAQYRFTVELAETPLQRAEGLQHRKSMAADAGMLFDFGRIQPVSMWMKNTFIPLDMLFLRADGTIAGIAENTVPHSLDIIAAPEPVRAVLELNAGTVQRLGISPGDRIFHWIFGP from the coding sequence GTGAGGCGCGGGGTCGTCGGTCTTCTTTTGGCTGCGGCCCTTGCGGTGGGGTCGGCAGCCCGGGCGGAGACCTTTCGCGGTTCCACCCTGGCCGTGCTGAGCGGCGGTGCGCAATACCGTTTCACGGTGGAACTGGCCGAGACGCCCTTGCAGCGCGCCGAGGGCCTGCAACACCGAAAATCGATGGCCGCCGACGCCGGTATGCTGTTCGATTTCGGCCGCATCCAACCGGTCTCGATGTGGATGAAGAACACCTTCATTCCTCTCGACATGCTGTTTCTCAGGGCCGACGGGACCATCGCCGGCATTGCCGAGAACACGGTTCCCCATTCTCTCGATATCATCGCCGCGCCGGAACCTGTGCGTGCCGTCCTGGAACTGAACGCCGGCACGGTCCAGCGCCTGGGCATCAGTCCCGGCGACCGGATTTTCCACTGGATATTTGGGCCGTAG
- a CDS encoding MFS transporter: MQSTALRLSLYYGVLFLAIGVYTPFWPLWLASRGLDAIEIGIVSAIGIAVKAVSSPLAAHVADRSGERRRLMGWFGIATLLGFGFLGFAHGFWPVLLLTVLYMVFWSPILPLGESLVMMAIRDSGLHYSRLRVWGSITFILAAAGTGHLLVDGDPDLVFWLLLVALGGLAAVIGVLPDERAPRAVGHLPLAAMARDRRFRLFLLAAALIQSSHAVYYTFATLHWQKAGYSADLIGALWAEGVIAEILLFTWGIPLVRRLGPERLLISAGLAAVLRWLVLGTTTALAPLLVSQALHAFTFGAAHLGAIHYMARHVPPQLSATAQSLYAALVMGLGLGIAVLGGGPLFAAWEGGAFAAMAVLGGGGAIAAFLLSRKTG, encoded by the coding sequence ATGCAGTCTACCGCCCTCCGCCTGTCTCTCTATTACGGCGTCCTGTTTCTGGCGATCGGCGTCTATACTCCTTTTTGGCCGCTGTGGCTGGCGTCTCGCGGCCTGGACGCCATCGAAATCGGCATCGTGTCCGCAATCGGAATCGCGGTGAAGGCCGTATCCAGTCCTTTGGCCGCCCATGTCGCCGACCGTAGCGGAGAGCGGCGGCGCCTGATGGGGTGGTTCGGAATCGCCACCCTGCTCGGGTTCGGATTCCTCGGATTCGCGCACGGGTTCTGGCCGGTGCTCCTGCTGACCGTCCTCTACATGGTATTCTGGTCACCGATTCTGCCGCTTGGGGAAAGCCTGGTCATGATGGCGATCCGCGACAGCGGACTTCATTACAGCCGGCTGCGGGTCTGGGGGTCCATCACCTTCATCCTGGCTGCGGCGGGAACCGGGCATCTCCTGGTGGACGGCGATCCAGACCTCGTCTTCTGGCTCCTGCTCGTGGCTCTCGGAGGCCTGGCTGCAGTCATCGGCGTCCTCCCCGACGAGCGCGCCCCGAGGGCGGTCGGACACCTGCCGTTGGCCGCCATGGCGAGGGATCGCCGCTTCCGACTCTTTCTGCTGGCCGCGGCCCTGATCCAGAGCAGCCATGCCGTCTACTACACCTTTGCCACCCTTCACTGGCAAAAGGCGGGTTATTCGGCGGATCTGATCGGCGCTCTGTGGGCCGAGGGCGTGATCGCCGAAATTCTCCTATTCACCTGGGGGATTCCCCTCGTCCGACGCCTGGGCCCCGAACGACTTCTGATTTCAGCCGGCTTGGCTGCCGTGCTGCGCTGGCTTGTGCTGGGAACGACCACGGCCCTTGCGCCACTGCTCGTCAGCCAAGCCCTGCATGCCTTCACCTTCGGGGCGGCCCACCTGGGGGCGATTCACTACATGGCCCGCCATGTACCGCCCCAGCTGTCGGCCACGGCCCAAAGCCTCTATGCAGCCCTGGTCATGGGGCTGGGATTAGGAATCGCCGTTCTGGGCGGCGGACCGCTGTTCGCCGCCTGGGAGGGCGGCGCCTTTGCCGCCATGGCGGTCCTGGGAGGAGGCGGAGCCATCGCAGCCTTTCTTCTCTCTCGCAAAACCGGTTGA